The DNA region GCGCCGGCCGTTTCCGTTGCCCCGGTGCCCGCTCCCGGCCCTCGACGACTGGACCCCGCCCCGGCCCTGCCCAAGGGTCCGTCCTCACATGTCAGCCGTCCGCCCGGAGGGCAGGCGGGCCGGGCGGCCCCGCAAGCAGCCGGCGCGGCGCGGCTCAGGCCGCCAGCAGTGGCCCGAGTTCGGCGGCCCACTCCGGATGGAGCGCGACCTTCTCCTCGTGCAGGGCGAGGATCTCCCGGGCCAGCGTCGGCGTCATGTCGTCGGACAGGTCCGGGCCTATGGCGAGCCTGGCCAGGTGGGGCATGATCTGCGGGTCGCCGGCCAGGTGAACCGGGTCGTGCATGTAGCGCCGCAGGGCCGGCAGGTCGGCGATGCCCACGCAGAAGGCATGGGTGAAGCCGTCGCCGGGATCACCGAGGTCCTGACCCACCGTCGAGAACGACACCGACTCGACGGAAGCGGTGCGCCGCATCACCGCGAGCACGTGCTCGCGTTCCTCCTCCGTCGCGGTCTCCTTGAACGCGAAGCGCAGCATGTGGACGATCACGCCATCTCCCCCCATTCGATTCAAGTGAACCAGCTGGTTCAAAAATTCGATCCAGCTGGTTCGACACTACACTGAACCCATGGGTTCAGAAGTGTCAACCGGGGCCGTGCGCAAGACCCGTGGGCGAACGGAGCGGCGTCAGGCGATCCTGGACGGCGCGTTCACGGTGTTCGCACGGCGCGGCTACGCGCAGGCGTGCGTGCAGGAGATCGCGAAGGAGTCGGGTGTGGCCAAGCCGACCGTCTACAGTCACCTCGACGACAAGGAGAGCCTCTACCGCGAGGCCGTCGGGGCCGCCGCCGACCGGATCGGCACGCAGGATCTCGCCGTCGTCGAGGAGCTGCGTGAGGCCGCCCGGGACGGCGATCCGCGCGCCCCGCTCACGGCCGTGGCCCGCGGCCTGCTGCGGTCGTTCGGCAGCGAGGACGCCCGCGCCGTACGGCAGTTGACCTCCGCCCAGGCCGTACAGTTCCCCGACCTGGCGACGAGCGTGCGCGAGCGCACCGCCCTGCGCTTGCGCTCCGCCCTCGCCGACCGCCTGGCCCGGCTGGCTCTCACCGGCCGCCTGCGCCCGTGCGACCCGGAGCTCGCCGCCGAGCACTTCCTCTCCCTGCTCACCGGCCCACTCGCGTACCGCCCCGACGCCGACCCCGACACCGTCGCGGACTCCGCCGTCGACGTCTTCCTGCGCGCCTACGGTCAGTGACCCGATCCGACCCGACCTGCAGCCGCGGAGCCGCCGCGCCGGCAGGTACGGCACCCGCGCGCCCTCCGGCCCTGGACCACGGGACGAGGGCGGCCGTCCGCAGGAGCAGCACGGATCCCCCGGCCCATCCTCAGAGCCCCACCTCCAGGCCGCCGCAGGCGTGGCGGGCGGGTCGACCGGCCGGGCGGGTGGCCGGCCGGGCGGCGAAGGAGACCGCCTCCATCAGCCTCCGGTGCCCGGTCTTCTGGACGGCGGCGATCCGCCAGACCGCTTCGCCGTCCGCCTCCTCCCCGCCCGCCCGCTCGCGGACCAGGGTGTAGGTGGCGACCTTGCCGAGCCTGCCCGGGCGGCGGCCCTTGTAGGTGTCCCCGACGGTGACCGCCACGGCGGTGTCGGGCCCGTGGAAGCGGAGCTCGGCGACCTCCAGCGCCAGCCGGGTGCCCTTGAGGAAGCTCTCGAAGAGCGCCTGGTGGGCGCGCCCGATCTCGGGGCCGCCGCGGTAGACGGTGCCGACGTAGGTGACGTCGGTCGCGTCGGCGGTGAACAGCTCCCCGTAGGCGGTCCCGTCGCCGCGGTCCCACGCCTCGCGGGCGCGCTCCAGCAGGGCGCGGACGGCGGCACGGTCGGCCGCGTCGGCGCCGCCGACCCGGGCGTCGGTGCCGGTGCCGGTGTCGATCTGGGCGTTCATGGGTCCCCTCCCGTGACGGCTCCCCGAGAAAGATCTCTTCCTCGAAGATTTATCTTCCTTGAAGAAGAGATTAGGCGGGAGGGTTCCGCCCGTCAATCCCGTCGATCCCGTCGATCCCGACAGCCATCAGCAGCCAGCCGCCAACCGTCAGCCCCACGGCCGGACGAACGGACGGTTCAGGTGCGAGGTGGCGAGGACGGCCCCGGTGCGGCGGGCGTCGTCCAGGAGCCGCTCGCGGCTGTGCCGGGCCGTCGCCGGATCCGCCTCGAAGGCGTAGCGCACCGCCGGGGCCGCCAGCTGGACGGCGTGGACCAGCACGTCCCCGGTGACCAGCACCCGATCGCCGCCGCCCTCGACCAGGACCGACTGGTGGCCCGGAGTGTGCCCGGGCGTGGGCAGCAGGGTGACGGTCCCGCCGGGGCGCCCCCCGCCGGGACCGGCGCCCGCGAGCACCGTCCGGCCGTCCGCCTCGTGCAGCAGACCGGCCCGGCGCAGCGGCTCCACGACGTACGTCATCGCCGTCCGGGTCGGGGCGAGCGCGGCGATCTCGGCGCGCTGCACCACGTACCGCGCGTTCGGGAAGACCGGCACGCCGTCGGGCATCACCGACCAGCCGTAGTGGTCCTCGTGCAGGTGGGTCAGGACCACCGCCTCGACGTCCGCCGGCCCGATCCCGGCGGCGGCCAGTGCCCGGGGCAGCCGGCCGGGGACGGGCGCCCAGCCCGAGGCCGGGCTGCCGACCGGACCGACTCCGGTGTCGACCAGCGTGACCCGGCCGCCGGGCCGCCGGACGGCGAAGCAGCGGAAGTCCAGCTCCCAGGTGTCGCCCGGCCCGAACGCCGCCGGGTCGATGCACCTGGCCCGCTCCCAGTCGGCCGGTGCGGCGTCCGGGAAGGCGGCCTGGCGGGTGCCGGGGAAGGGGCCGTGCGCGTCCAGCAGCGCCAGCACTTCGTACCGGCCGAGCCGCCGCACGACCGTCCCGCCCGGGGCGGGCTGCCCGGCGCCCCCGGTCAGGGGCTCCGGGTCCCGCGCGGGCGGCTCCGGGGCCCGGGCGGGCGGCTCGGCGGCGTGCGCGGGCGGACCGGTGAGGGGTAGGAGGGCGGCCGCGCCCGCGGCGGCGAGGGCGCCGCGCAGCAGCTGTCGGCGGGCGGGGCGGTCGGGCAGGTCGTTCACCGTGGCTCCTCGGGATTCCGGACGGACGGGAGGCGGACGGAACAGGGCAGGGCGGGGCGGGGCAGGACGCAGCGGGCGGGAAGGAACCCGTGCGGGGAGGGCGGGCCGGCGCCCTGACCCCCGTCCGGGGCGCCGGCAGGACCCAGGCTCCCGCCGCGGCCCGCTCCGCGGCTTGTCGTTTCTTGCGCGATCCGTCCGTGCCCGCGCAACCGGCGACAGCCGCCGCCCGCGCGAGTAGGGTGCGGCGCATGCCGGTCGACCGCACCTGCCTGTTGAACGGCGACGACCTGTACGTCGCCGACGTGCACTGCCAGGACCCGCCGCACGGCTGGACGGAGCTGCGGCCGGCCACCGTGTTCGGCCTGGTGATGGTGCGCCGGGGGCTGTTCCGGGGCCGGATCGACGGCGTCGAGCAGCTGCTCGACCCGACCAGCGTCTACGTCGAACGGATGCACAGCGAGCAGCAGTTCGCGCACCCGTGCGGCGGTGACGTCTACACCGAGCTGGTGCTCTCGGAGCCGCAGGTGGCGGCGCTGCTGGGCGGCGACCCGGGCGTCCCGCAGGGCCTGGTGTTCACCACCCCGCCCATGGCGCTGGCGCAGCGGCTGCTGACCGCCCGGGCGCGGGACGGCGCGGACCCCTTCGAACTCGCCGAGCGCGCCCTGGCGCTGGCCGCCGAGGTGCTGACCGCGCTGGCCCCGGCGCGGGTGGCGAGCGGTCGGCCGGTCCGGGACGCGGACCGGCGCCGGGTGGTGGACGCGGCGCGGGTGGCGCTGGCGGCCGACCTCGGTCTCGGCCTGGAACAGCTCGGGCGGGCGGTCGGCTGTTCCCCGTACCACCTCAGCCGGGCCTTCCGGGCCGTCACCGGCGAGGGCCTCGCCCAGTACCGGAACCGGTTGCGGGTCACGCTTGCCATGGAGCGGCTGACCGAGGGCGAGACCCGACTGGCGCTGCTGGCACACGAGTTGGGATTCACCGACCAGGCGCACCTGACCCGGGTGGTCGGGCGCGCCGCCGGCCTGCCGCCGGGGCGGCTCCGGAGGCTGCTGGGGCCGGTCGGCAACGCCCCGTCGGTGTCCGCGGGCTGACCGGGCCTCCGCTCCGGGTCTGCGGCGGGTACGGCCCCCAGCCCCGGAGCCGGACCCAGACCCGGCTCCGGACCCGCCTCCGGACCCGCCTCCGGACCCGACTGTCAGTGGCCGGTGGCAGGATCCCCTCGAACGACACGAGGAGGCCGTCATGGGCACCTGGGGCATCGGTCCCTTCGAGAACGACACCGCCGCGGACTTCGCCGGCACCCTGGACGAAACCCCGGCGGGTGGGCGGGAGGAGCTCGTCCGCAGCGCGCTGTCCCGGGTGGCCGGCACCGACGCCGAGGACTACCTGGACTGCGACGAGGCGGTGGAGGCCGTGGCCGCGGCCGCCCTGATCGCGGCGCAGTGCCGGGGCGGTGAGCCGGTCAGCACGAGCTACGGCCCCGACGAGGCGCTGCCGGTCTTCGCGGCGGAGCTCCGGCCGCTGGCCGTCGACGCCCTGGACCGGATCGTCTCCGAGGAGTCGGAGCTCGCCGAGCTCTGGGACGAGACGGACGAGGGCCCGGACTGGCGGCAGGACATCGGCCGTCTCCGGGCGGTGCTCGATCCCGCGCCGGCCGTGCCGGATGCGCCGCTGCCCGGCCTCTGACGCCGCGGTCCGGCGGGACCGGACGGCAGCGGGGCGGAAGGCAGTGGGGCCCGGGCCGTCGGGGCACGGGCCGGGGGGACCGGGCCGGGGGGACGGCCGGGCGCCGGGCGCGCCGGGGCGCGTAGGCTCGGCGGATGCCCACGATGCCGCACCCGCTGACCAGCCTGAACGACCGCGAGGCGCTCGCCGCCCGGTTCCGCCACGACCCGGAGCTGCACCTCTTCGAACTCGGCGACCTCGACGACCCGTTCTGGCAGCACACCACCTGGTACTCCCTCACGGACGGTGCCGAGGGTGCGGACGGTGCCGAGGGTGCGGACGGCGCCGAGGGTGCGGAGGGCGCCCCGGACGGCCCGGTCGCGCTGCTGTACGGGGTCGGGGAGCTGCCGACCCTGCTCGGCCTCGCGCGTCCCGATCGGGACGGGCGGCTCGCCGATCTGCTGCGGGCGATGCGGCCGGTGCTGCCGGAGCGGTTCCTCGCCCACCTCACGGGCAGCGGGGCGGAGGCGCTCGCCCCCGGGTACCGCGTCGAGCACCGGACGGCGATGCTGCGGATGGCGCTCACCGACCGGGACGCCCTCGACGGCGCCGCCGGGGCGTGGCGGGTCGAGCCGCTGGGCGCGTCCGACCTGGCGGACCTGCTCGCCCTGTTCGCCGCCGGGTACCCGGGCAACTGGTTCGACGAGCGGATGCTGACGACCGGCCCGTACGTCGGTGTCCGGGACGCGGACGGTCGGCTGGTCGCGGCCGCGGGCGTGCACGTCCACTCCCCCGCCCAGCGGGTCGCGGTGGTCGGCAACGTCACCACCCACCCGGAGTTCCGCGGCCGGGGGCTGGCCGCCGCCTGCACCGCCCACCTCTGCGAGGTGCTGTCGCGGACCACCGACCACATCGGCCTCAACGTCCGCGCCGACCACCCGACGGCCCTCTCCCTCTACCGCCGCCTCGGTTTCACCACGGTCACCGCCCTCGACGAGTGCGTCATCGCGGCCGTCTGACCCCGGCCCCGGCCCACCATCCCGCGCAGGAAGTCGGACCGGCCGACTTCCTGCGCGGGCCACTCCGGTCCTCACCGTGAACCAGGATCGCCGGCCGCTCCAGTCCGTCCGGTCCCGTTCCCCGGCTCCGTCATGAGAGGGGAACCACTCGACCGTGCGCGATCGAACTCGGCCTCGAACCCACCACATCGGCGACTTTTCAAATCAAAGTCGTTCAAGTGGCCTTGCACGTCAGCCGTCGTGGTCAAGCTGAGAGCCCGCCGTCCACGGTGACGGCTCGCGACCGAGGGGACCGCATGACAGAGGATCCGACGCTCTTCGCCCAGACTGCGGGAACCACCCTGGTCGCCCTGCTGACGACGGGGGCCTTCCAACACGCGAAACAGGCCGTACTCGATCTGTGGCACCGGATGAGCCCTGACGAGGCTGCCGCAGTCGACCACCAGCTGGAGGCGACCCGGACGGCCCTGATGCGGGCGGAGGAGGAGGGCGACGAAGATCGTGAGCGCGAGCTCGCCGGCTGGTGGCAGGAGCGCCTGACGTTGCTGTTCGCCACCGACCCGAGCACCATCGGCACTCTTCACCGGGCCCTGACACAGGCCGCGCCCGAGAGCAGCCGGACGCGAACCGGCGGCATCCGGCTGACCGCCCGGGCCAACGGCAACGCCCACGTCTTCCAGGCCGGGCGGGATCAGCACATCATCGGACACTGAGCCGGGGGCCAGCTGCAACACCGGAGGCGCGGTCCGAGGCGAAGGCCCTGCGGTCGGACCGCCACGTGCGTCGTCGGAGGATCGGAGCATTCGCTGTTTCCCCGCTACGGTGAACTCTTTCACTACAAACAGATGGCGAGAACCTCCGGCCCGGGCCAGGTCAACCAGGCCGGTCGGGATCAGGTGGTGGTCCGAGCCGATGTCGCCAACGTCCACCTGACGGATCGGCCTTCACCGGAGTTCGCCAGGGCGTCGATCGCGCCGCCCAAACTGACACCCCGCAGACTCCACGGCCGCGAGGCCGAGTTGAAGGAGCTCGGCACCCAGGACCTGCAACAGTTACGGGGGGAGATCACCGTCCTGCACGGAATGGGCGGGATCGGAAAGACCGCGGTGGCTCTGACCATCGCCCAGGCGGTCCGCCGCGGTGGCGCCCGCGTCTTCTGGGTCCAGGCCTCGCACCCCGACAGCGTCATGGCCACTCTGCACCAGATCGCCGTTCACCTGGGCGGCCCCGAGACCCTTGCCCGCGAGGTCGCTGCGGGCCGTTTGAACGCCGCGGACATGGCGTGGGAAGCCCTCCATTCGAGCAGCCGGCCCTGGTTGCTGGTGTTCGACAGTGCCGACGATCCAGTCGAGATCGAGCGGGAACTGGGACCGGGCTGGCTTGACGCGTCCGCCTCCGGGGGAGTCCTGGTCACCACCCGCCACGGAAGCACCGATCTGTGGCCGGCCCAGGCCCGGATGGTGAGACTCGAACCGCTGGACCCCCACTCCGGTGCCCGGATGCTGCTCGATCTTGCCGACAGGGGTGAGGCGGACTCCGCCGAACGCGAGGCTGCCCGCGCCCTGTCCGAACGGCTGGGAGGCATTCCGCTCGCCCTTCGCCTCGCCGGGTGCTGCGTGTCCCAGCCGCTCTCCTCCCTGCCTGACTTCGCGGCCTTCCGGAGCGCTCTCGACCGCGATTTCGGGAACGTCGTCGACCACGCTGCTTCCGCGTCCCTACGCCCGCCCACCGAGGACGACGCCCGAAGCCTGGTCATGCGGACCTGGGAGGTGTCGCTCGACGCCCTGGAGCAGCAAGGCATCCCGCACGTTCGGTCGATCATGCGGGTCCTGTCGTGCTGGGCCGCACGACCCGTCCCGCTGGCACTGATCTCACCGAAGGTCTTCTCCAGGACGCACGGAGCGGACGACGGCCCCTGGGATGATCTCGTCGTGAGGCGCGCGCTGAGGGCCCTCAGCGCCGTCGGACTGATCGACATCGTCGACGAGAACCCCGTGACCAACCCGCTGGAGGGCGAGTCCTTCTACCAGTGGGCCAGTGACGACCAGACGCACAAGTGCATCGTCGTGCACCCGTTGGTCTCCGAAGTGAATGCCGTGCAGTTGGAACGCTCCCCGGACCGCACCCGCAGTTGGGAGGCCGCCGCCCGATGCCTCGGGTCGCTCAGAGGCGTGTGGGGCACGAAGGCGACCGCGAGC from Kitasatospora sp. NBC_00458 includes:
- a CDS encoding Dabb family protein, translating into MIVHMLRFAFKETATEEEREHVLAVMRRTASVESVSFSTVGQDLGDPGDGFTHAFCVGIADLPALRRYMHDPVHLAGDPQIMPHLARLAIGPDLSDDMTPTLAREILALHEEKVALHPEWAAELGPLLAA
- a CDS encoding TetR/AcrR family transcriptional regulator, coding for MGSEVSTGAVRKTRGRTERRQAILDGAFTVFARRGYAQACVQEIAKESGVAKPTVYSHLDDKESLYREAVGAAADRIGTQDLAVVEELREAARDGDPRAPLTAVARGLLRSFGSEDARAVRQLTSAQAVQFPDLATSVRERTALRLRSALADRLARLALTGRLRPCDPELAAEHFLSLLTGPLAYRPDADPDTVADSAVDVFLRAYGQ
- a CDS encoding SgcJ/EcaC family oxidoreductase; protein product: MNAQIDTGTGTDARVGGADAADRAAVRALLERAREAWDRGDGTAYGELFTADATDVTYVGTVYRGGPEIGRAHQALFESFLKGTRLALEVAELRFHGPDTAVAVTVGDTYKGRRPGRLGKVATYTLVRERAGGEEADGEAVWRIAAVQKTGHRRLMEAVSFAARPATRPAGRPARHACGGLEVGL
- a CDS encoding MBL fold metallo-hydrolase, which codes for MNDLPDRPARRQLLRGALAAAGAAALLPLTGPPAHAAEPPARAPEPPARDPEPLTGGAGQPAPGGTVVRRLGRYEVLALLDAHGPFPGTRQAAFPDAAPADWERARCIDPAAFGPGDTWELDFRCFAVRRPGGRVTLVDTGVGPVGSPASGWAPVPGRLPRALAAAGIGPADVEAVVLTHLHEDHYGWSVMPDGVPVFPNARYVVQRAEIAALAPTRTAMTYVVEPLRRAGLLHEADGRTVLAGAGPGGGRPGGTVTLLPTPGHTPGHQSVLVEGGGDRVLVTGDVLVHAVQLAAPAVRYAFEADPATARHSRERLLDDARRTGAVLATSHLNRPFVRPWG
- a CDS encoding helix-turn-helix domain-containing protein gives rise to the protein MPVDRTCLLNGDDLYVADVHCQDPPHGWTELRPATVFGLVMVRRGLFRGRIDGVEQLLDPTSVYVERMHSEQQFAHPCGGDVYTELVLSEPQVAALLGGDPGVPQGLVFTTPPMALAQRLLTARARDGADPFELAERALALAAEVLTALAPARVASGRPVRDADRRRVVDAARVALAADLGLGLEQLGRAVGCSPYHLSRAFRAVTGEGLAQYRNRLRVTLAMERLTEGETRLALLAHELGFTDQAHLTRVVGRAAGLPPGRLRRLLGPVGNAPSVSAG
- a CDS encoding DUF4259 domain-containing protein → MGTWGIGPFENDTAADFAGTLDETPAGGREELVRSALSRVAGTDAEDYLDCDEAVEAVAAAALIAAQCRGGEPVSTSYGPDEALPVFAAELRPLAVDALDRIVSEESELAELWDETDEGPDWRQDIGRLRAVLDPAPAVPDAPLPGL
- a CDS encoding GNAT family N-acetyltransferase → MPTMPHPLTSLNDREALAARFRHDPELHLFELGDLDDPFWQHTTWYSLTDGAEGADGAEGADGAEGAEGAPDGPVALLYGVGELPTLLGLARPDRDGRLADLLRAMRPVLPERFLAHLTGSGAEALAPGYRVEHRTAMLRMALTDRDALDGAAGAWRVEPLGASDLADLLALFAAGYPGNWFDERMLTTGPYVGVRDADGRLVAAAGVHVHSPAQRVAVVGNVTTHPEFRGRGLAAACTAHLCEVLSRTTDHIGLNVRADHPTALSLYRRLGFTTVTALDECVIAAV
- a CDS encoding tetratricopeptide repeat protein: MARTSGPGQVNQAGRDQVVVRADVANVHLTDRPSPEFARASIAPPKLTPRRLHGREAELKELGTQDLQQLRGEITVLHGMGGIGKTAVALTIAQAVRRGGARVFWVQASHPDSVMATLHQIAVHLGGPETLAREVAAGRLNAADMAWEALHSSSRPWLLVFDSADDPVEIERELGPGWLDASASGGVLVTTRHGSTDLWPAQARMVRLEPLDPHSGARMLLDLADRGEADSAEREAARALSERLGGIPLALRLAGCCVSQPLSSLPDFAAFRSALDRDFGNVVDHAASASLRPPTEDDARSLVMRTWEVSLDALEQQGIPHVRSIMRVLSCWAARPVPLALISPKVFSRTHGADDGPWDDLVVRRALRALSAVGLIDIVDENPVTNPLEGESFYQWASDDQTHKCIVVHPLVSEVNAVQLERSPDRTRSWEAAARCLGSLRGVWGTKATASYWQLALPHLMSMVDRLPVSCDGLFDTVVGTHTYLSRYLRMSGQYETAYRSAMSLRGRMDGFRPSDRIRFAVEYNCAEWSWHMSHLEEADALAAEACRLAEGSTGASAATRFQAFMARELSIAIHAERGFLESGERMARDLCREIEESPEFIQLGAQAHHHLATILRESGRLKEAEQHSRRAVRLSEDFQFAPFTRAVIRHELGVILWHRGRLDQARKLLVKVLRMQTGFLPPWHPSVLVTRYDLASLHGIEGNLMRALAEFVDIHLTEQDVLRKGHRNTLQTMHQIGQILVELGELDQAEKTLRTVDEEYRTQRLQDRTADVLSTRHEMVHIKAQRGQHSEAHREWEQILKE